A window of Primulina tabacum isolate GXHZ01 chromosome 4, ASM2559414v2, whole genome shotgun sequence contains these coding sequences:
- the LOC142541825 gene encoding secreted RxLR effector protein 161-like, translating to MGEVDVILGIKVTKTSEGRVLSQSHYVEKILEKYNANDMSLIKTPVDPSLHHSKNKGEPISQLEYSKIIGSLMYLMNCTRPDIAYAVNKLSRFTNNPGNDHWKALIRVLKYLRYTLNYVLQYTRFPAVLEGYSDANWISDTNDSKSTSGYVFTIGGGAISWKSSKQTCIARSTMESEFIALDKAGEEAEWLRNFLEEIPCWNKPVSSIIIHCDSQSAIGRA from the coding sequence ATGGGAGAAGTAGATGTCATTTTGGGAATAAAAGTCACCAAAACATCGGAAGGACGTGTTTTGTCGCAATCTCACTATGTTGAGAAAATATTGGAAAAATATAATGCGAATGATATGTCCTTGATCAAAACACCTGTAGATCCAAGTTTGCATCATTCCAAAAATAAAGGTGAACCCATATCTCAATTAGAGTATTCGAAGATCATAGGCAGTCTGATGTATCTCATGAACTGCACTCGTCCAGATATTGCTTATGCTGTAAACAAACTCAGCAGATTTACAAATAATCCTGGCAATGATCATTGGAAGGCATTAATAAGGGTACTTAAATATTTAAGATACACCTTAAATTATGTATTACAATATACGAGATTTCCCGCGGTCCTAGAAGGTTATAGTGACGCAAATTGGATATCTGACACAAATGATTCAAAATCCACAAGTGGTTACGTATTTACCATTGGTGGTGGGGCTATATCATGGAAGTCTTCTAAGCAAACTTGCATTGCTCGATCCACAATGGAATCGGAATTTATAGCTTTAGACAAAGCTGGAGAAGAAGCCGAGTGGCTTCGAAATTTCTTAGAAGAAATCCCTTGTTGGAATAAGCCAGTGTCCTCAATAATAATTCATTGTGATAGTCAATCAGCAATTGGAAGGGCATAA